The stretch of DNA AGCCGTAGGTTACGGTGTCGTAAGTGTGATCCTGGTGATCAAGTCGCCCCCCGCGCATACTGAGCGCATGTCCGCCGACGACGTGTTCGCGGGATCCATCCCGCAGCTGTACGACTCGGTCCTCGTGCCGATGGTGTTCCTGGACTATGCCGAGGAAGTGGCGCGCGCCGCGAGCGCCGGCGAACCGCGTGACGTGCTGGAGACCGCGGCCGGGACGGGCGTGCTGACCCGCACGATCCACCGGGTGCTGCCCCAGGCGAGGATCACCGCCACCGACCTCAACCCCGCGATGCTCGCCCGCGCCGCGGAGAGGCTGCCGGAGTCCGACCGGGTGCGCTGGCGGCCGGCCAACGCCCAGTCGTTGCCGTTCGACGACAGGTCCTTCGACGCGGTGCTGTGCCAGTTCGGCGCGATGTTCTTCCCCGACCGCCCTGGCGCCTACGCCGAGGTCCGCCGGGTCCTGCGGCCGGGCGGCCGGTTCGTCACGGCGACCTGGGGCGCTCTGGAGGACAACGAGGTGGCGCTCGTCGTCGAGGATGCGCTGCGCGAGCTGTACCCGGACGACCCGCCGGTGTTCTTCCGCCGGGTCCCGTTCGGCTACACCGATGCCGGGCTGATCCGGCACGAGCTGGAGGGCGCCGGGCTGCGGGACGTCGAGGTCCGGGAGGTGCGCTACCGCAACGCCCCGGCGTCCGCCCGCGAGATCGCGCTCGCGCACTGCCAGGGCACGCCGATGGCCAACGTGCTCGCCGAGCGGGGGCTGTCCCTTCCCCAGGTCACCGACGCGGTCACCGCGCTGCTGGAGCAGCGGCTGGGTACCGCGCCGTACGAGGGCCGGATCCTGGCCAACATCGCGACGGCCACCGCCTGACCCGCCCCCGCGACGACACTCTGCGGGGCAGCGGCACACGCTAGCGCCCCGATACCGTCACCGGCTGCCCCGCAGAAGGGCTCGGCTGTCGGTGCGGACGGCGATACTGCAGGCATGCTCTTCAGCGACGAGGCCCGGCGGGCACGGCTGGCCCGCCGGCACGCGATCCACCCGCGGCATCGGCTCGGCTCCCCGGCGGCGGTCGCCGATGCGCTGGGCGCCCTGCACGCCACCGAGGCGCACGCCGTCCATCTCGCCGTCGCCGCCCGCACCGACGGCGTGTCCGCCGCGGACGTCGATCGCGCGCTGTACGTCGAGCGCAGCCTGGTCAAGCAGCTGGCGATGCGCCGCACGCTGTTCGCGTTCCCGCGCGACCTGCTGCCGGCGACGCTC from Cumulibacter manganitolerans encodes:
- a CDS encoding class I SAM-dependent methyltransferase; the protein is MSADDVFAGSIPQLYDSVLVPMVFLDYAEEVARAASAGEPRDVLETAAGTGVLTRTIHRVLPQARITATDLNPAMLARAAERLPESDRVRWRPANAQSLPFDDRSFDAVLCQFGAMFFPDRPGAYAEVRRVLRPGGRFVTATWGALEDNEVALVVEDALRELYPDDPPVFFRRVPFGYTDAGLIRHELEGAGLRDVEVREVRYRNAPASAREIALAHCQGTPMANVLAERGLSLPQVTDAVTALLEQRLGTAPYEGRILANIATATA